The following is a genomic window from Planktothrix sp. FACHB-1365.
ATTGTGTTAATTGCGGGTTTCATTGTGATAGAGATGTTGCCGCAGCAATGGTGATGCTTAATTATGCAAGGGGTATGGAACGTGCCTCTTCAGATGCAGATGAGAATACCTCTACAGGAGTGCGGAAGCTTCAAGCAAGTTTCTCAGTTGAAGCGTCAGAAACGCACATCGAGCGCGATAGCGGATGTGCGTAGTTCATTAAGATATACTTGTTTTGATCGTGTTAAACTGATCCAGCCTTGCACCCATTAGTCCGAAAACCTTTAGAATAGATTCTATATGAAGCCTAAAATTGCGATCGCTTGTCAGGGAGGAGGAAGCCAAACCGCTTTCACGGCGGGTGTCTTTAAAGCCCTATTTGAAAACAAGATTCAGGATTATTTTAATATTGTCAGCTTAAGTGGAACTTCTGGAGGCGCGATCTGTGCATTTCTGATTTGGTACGCCCTGAAAAAAGGGGATGATATTATTTGGAAACGACTGATCGACTTTTGGGAAGATAATACAGCCCAAACCGCTCAAGAAAAGTTTTTCAACGATTCTGCAATTAAAACTCTGGAATGGGTCAGCAAAGGGAAAATTCCTCAGTACAATTTAAGTCCTTATTCACCGATTGTTAAAGCTTGGTTTTCCTTTGCGACCCAAGGTTTACGCAGTCGATTTACTGATTTTGAAGAATTACTAGGAGCCCATATTGATTTCTCAGAATTAGCAACTTGGGGTATGCAACCCGAACCCCCAATTTTACTGATCGGCGCTTGTAATATCCTCACAGGGAGATTACATAAATTCAACTCCTATCGCGAAGCTATTAAACTCGAACATATCTTGGCTTCTGCTTGCATACCCAACCTTTTTCCTGCTGTTTCCATTGAAGAAATGGCGTATTGGGACGGACTTTTTTCCGATAATCCACCGATTGATTCTTTGATTAAAAGCAATTTTGTGGGAATTGCTAATCTTCCCCAGGAAATTTGGGTGATTAAAATCAATCCCACAACGAGGGATAAGATTCCCACAGAAGCCGATGATATTGCTGATCGTCGTAATGAATTAGAGGGAAACCTGTCTTTATTTCAAAGCCTTGGTGAAATCGAAAATCTCAATAATCTCTTTTTAAGGGGGGCATTTAATGAGGAATTTCTAGCAAAAATAGATGTTAAAGAACCGATGAAAATTCCTAAATCTTTTCCTGATGATCCTGACCAAGATTACCATATTCCGATGATTGAAATGTCGGAAGATTTAGCCAAACTATTGAATTACGAAAGTAAATTAGATCGCTCTCCAGAAATGATTAATCGCTTGATTCAAGATGGGGAAAAACAAGGGAAAAAGTTTATTGAAACTCGATTAAAACAGATGGGTTTGAATAATGAATCCAGTTAAAATCAAAAGAAAGGTTATAGTTACCCTAATTCTCAGAAGTTTGCTACTAACCCTTCCGGTTTTTGATGTACCTCTCTTTTGTCACTTTAAGGGAAAACCTTGATTTTCCGTAGCCTGAAATGACGTAACTTTCTCCAAATTCCTCTTAGTGACAAAAGAGGGATGTACAGTCATTTCTTCAATAATCTTCTCATAGCCGTCAATAAAAATTGGATGAATTTCCAACCTATTAACAAGAGGATACCGACCATCAATGTAGAAGTCAGAAAAGATGTAATTTGCTCAAAACCCAGTTGGTTAGGGGAAGTGAATAATTTTTCGATGAAGGTAGTTATTACAAGAGGATAGCCCAGAAGTTGTCGCCATAAAATTGGGAAAACTAGCCAGATAAAATATCCTATAATGCTAAAGCTAGTAACTGTGTAGATTGCCAGAAAAGACATCATCAGTGGAGACCAGGGTAAACGCTTGTTTGATGGGTTGTTGATTTGACTAAATATGTGACGGAAAATGCGTCCGGGTTCTCGACTGAGATTGGTCACACCTAAAGCGTCTGATAAAGCCCAGTAACCATCAAATTTAAAGACTGGGTTTAGATATAAAATACAACTGGAAGCGATCGCTAAAATAGCTATTTTAAGGGCAGCCCATTCCGTAAATTTGTAAAAAATTATATAAATTGCACCAACAATTAGTTGAAAAAATACTCCTCCAAAATCAATGATGACGCGCTGCCAACGTTTCAATCTCCAAGCATCGGTGACATCGCTATAAAAGGCTGGAAATATGAAGTAAATTGTTAAACCAATATTACTAGGTTCTGCCCCATAATAAACGCAAGCACTAGCATGACCTAACTCGTGGAATAGCAGAGAAATGAAAAAGAAAAAGTATCCCCAAATTAAGTCTTCTTTTGCCCATCTTAAAAATAAATCATTTCGCGGGGCAAATCCTGTAGCTACAATAATAAGAGTTAAAAGTAAAATACCTACGGGTTGATAATAGGCAACAGAAAGATAAGACGCAATCTTATTAACAATTTTTTTGGGGATAAGTGGCAGGTGCAGTAAAAAACCTGAAAGCTGGTTTTTTTTATTTTCTTCGATTTCGCTCAGGTCAGAGATGACTTTTTGATAAGCTGCCTCTACCTCAGAGGGTGATAGATTTTTCCCTGTTTTTTGCCGGACTATTTCAGAAATTTCTTCAAAGGATTTACCTAAGCTATTTTCGTAGAGGAGTTCATAGGCAAAAACAGATAATCGGATATATTTTGGGGGATTACCCACTAATAATAAATAAACAGGTCGATTTTCTGATGTTTCCACCACCAATCTTTCTTGAAGTTCTTGCAAGCTATATTTTTTGTGCATTTATGCTATTTTTAAATCGTCTACTTTTGCAATGATTCAATATTCTTATTACAGATTTTTTCGATATCATGAGATAGGGATTTAAAATTACTCTCTAAAGCTGAAATTGCTACACTTCGCCAAGCCAGTTCGGAAATATCTTTTGTTAGTTCTTTAGCAAGTTCAAGACTTTGACAAGCGATTTCGATTACATAGTTTATATGTCCGCCATAGTACATTTTTTTAGTTAAGCTTTTGAGGTTAATTTCATCAGGTTTAATCGGCCATTCCTGAATAATACGCGACAGTAATAAAGAAGGAATACCAAACTGTAAATCTTCTTTCCAGTCTTGAATATCGTCCCAGATTTGACGAGCAATTAGATACTGTTTAACAGCAGCAGTCAAGGGTTCAAAAAGACTCTCATCCCCTGACAATTCTACTAAAGCAGCAATATTACTTTTAATAGGTGCTGATTTATTAGCAGTGATTTCAATTGCTAATTCTTCGGTATATTCAGAGAAAGGTAACTCGCCTGAAGCGAATTTTTGTTCTTTAATACAGGCATCCATATATTCTTGGTAATAGTTGCGAAAACGTTGCCAAAATTTTGAATTAGGAGGAAAAATAGAGTATAAAATATGATAACCTTCTAACTGCATTGCTTGAATGCTCAAGCCATATTTAGTGGCTAAAAAAGCATCATTTGTGCGATCTGTAATCCAATCACACATAACCAAGGATGTTCCTAAAAGTTTTTCAGCAACCATAATTGGGCGGATTGTTTCTAGGGGGAGTGATGGAAAAACATCTAAAAATAATAGGGGTCCAAATCGTTCTAAAAAAACAAAGTTTATTGGAAATTCTATATCATTAGGCCATTGGTTACTTAAATCCTGAATAAATTTATCGACATTTTCGATAGTTTCTTGAGCTTGTAGCAAGTTTGCTTTCGCAATCAAATCTGTGTTGTTGTTATTATTCTCTGTAAAATTATTCATGATTTTAAGTTGGATAAATAAACATTAATCAGTAACAAAAATAAATGCAGATGTTACAGTATAAAAGCCTGTACAAATTCTGCATTTATCAGGTTAAATTAAATTTATATCCTAACAAAACCAAACGCCTAGTGTCTTACAATCAGGCATTTTGAGAGCATGAAAGGGGATAATAGTTGCAGTATAATCAATAGCTGCTAACTCAAGACGTTGTTCAAGTTCTTCAACTTCCAAATTTTCCAAATCTTCAGCACTGAGGGCGCTAAATTTCTGTTCCATGTTTTCAACTGTTTTGTCTGGGTTCATGACTTTTCTCCTAAGATTAGACGAATTTCTATGAATATACCCTTGAAAATCAAGCAGTCATTTCATATTGGACTACAAATCTAGCTCTCTTGAAAGCTAGTTTATTTAATTTTTATCTCTCTTTTTCATAATAAGCATTCTCAGGAATTTGTAAAGTCATAAAAAGTCTAAGTTTGGATAGATTTTGACAGACATTTTTGAGTAGTGATTGGTTTAAAAAGTAGAGTTTAGTTAAAAAAAGTTGCAAAAGGGTGAAAAAAGTAGTATGATTTCTGACAAAATAATATTTGTATCGCCTATGGATGTTCAAACAATCCTGAAGTGGGCCGATGAGTTGATGTTTATCAAAACAGGAACACACTTAAATAGTCTACAACAAGCTGTGTTAACAGGGGTTTGGCATAATCAAAAATATGGAGAAATTGCTGAACGCTATCACTGTAGTGAAGCGAATGTCAAGAGAGTTGCAAGCAATTTATGGGAAACAATATCAGAAGAATTAGGCGAAAAAGTTAATAAATCAAACTTCCGCGCCACGATGGAACGGTATAATATTTCTAATTCCCAAGTGGGTAATCTTGTTGTCCAGAGTCAATTTTTTGGAAGTAGCATCACAGTCTGTGGAGAAAATGGGCATTCTCAAGAAACCCCAAAAAACCGATCACCTTCCCCCGTTAACTCAGACAACAATCAACCCGAAAAATACCACGATATAACCGAAGTCTCAGAATGCGAAATATTTTGCAACCGCACCCAAGAATTAAATATCTTAAAACAATGGATACTGATGGAAAATAGTCGTATTATCACTATTTTTGGATTATCTGGTATTGGTAAAACAGCCCTCGCTACTCAACTGGTTGAACAAATAAAAGACGACTTTGATCGGGTGATTTGGCGAAGTCATAGTCAATTTTCTAGTCTAAAATCCCTAAAAACTAACTTAATTGAGTTTATTTCTCAACAGCAAGAAACTCAACAATTATCAGTTATTGACTTTTTGCGATCACATCGCTGTTTGATTATCCTTGATGATTTTCAAGAAACATTAACCAGTGGGGAATTAGTCGGTAGTTATTTCCCAGAATACAAAAATTATGGTAAATTATTAAAGCAAATTGGGCGATCGCCACATAACAGTTGCTTGCTACTCCTGAGTTGGGAAAAACCCATAGAAATTGCTACCTTAGAAGCTGAAAACTGCCATTGTCGAAGTTTAGAACTTCAAGGTTTAGGAGAGTCAGGAGAACAACTCTTAAAGGCGAGAGGATTAAATGATCAAGATCAATGGTTAGAACTGATTAACCTTTATGGCGGAAACCCTTCATGGTTAAACATTATTGCTTTAACGATACTCGATTTATTTAATGGTAACGTTGCTCAATTTTTATCTTATTCTACTCTGTTTTTAGGAGACTTAGAAACAATATTACAGGAACATTATCAAAGATTATCAGAGTCAGAAAAATTGGTCATGGTATGGTTAGCTAACCAAGAGACAGCAGCAGATATTTGCAGTAAACCCGCAGAATTTTTGTCGGACTCAGAATTTTTGAAAGCCGTACAGTCTTTGAGGAAACGCGGTTTAATTGAAAAAGCTATAGATAAGGAAGCATTCGGCTTCACCCTTCAACCTGTGATTAAAGAATATGTGAAAAAGCGGTCTCAAGGTTGAATAAATCTTGAAGGATGTAATCAGTTTTATACCAAAGGATAGAGTTTACAATAGACTCTAATCAAGTTTTAAGGAAGTGCGATTAATGTTTCAAGTCGGTGAAGTATCTCGTCGTTTAGGACTTAATCCCCAAACCCTATATTTTTACGAGCGGATTAGATTAATTCCCTCTCCCCAACGCACGGTTTCAGGGTATCGGCTTTACACTCAGGAAGATATAGAGCGGATTGCTTTTATTACTCGCGCTAAATTTTTGGGGCTCAGTTTAGATGAAATTAAAGATATTTTAGTGTTGAAAGATGG
Proteins encoded in this region:
- a CDS encoding heavy metal-responsive transcriptional regulator; amino-acid sequence: MFQVGEVSRRLGLNPQTLYFYERIRLIPSPQRTVSGYRLYTQEDIERIAFITRAKFLGLSLDEIKDILVLKDGGELTCQAVYDRLSQKIQDIQENIQKLQTLHDELLPLLEQCHRNFDHPDPTHQCIVLEKD
- a CDS encoding patatin-like phospholipase family protein; the encoded protein is MKPKIAIACQGGGSQTAFTAGVFKALFENKIQDYFNIVSLSGTSGGAICAFLIWYALKKGDDIIWKRLIDFWEDNTAQTAQEKFFNDSAIKTLEWVSKGKIPQYNLSPYSPIVKAWFSFATQGLRSRFTDFEELLGAHIDFSELATWGMQPEPPILLIGACNILTGRLHKFNSYREAIKLEHILASACIPNLFPAVSIEEMAYWDGLFSDNPPIDSLIKSNFVGIANLPQEIWVIKINPTTRDKIPTEADDIADRRNELEGNLSLFQSLGEIENLNNLFLRGAFNEEFLAKIDVKEPMKIPKSFPDDPDQDYHIPMIEMSEDLAKLLNYESKLDRSPEMINRLIQDGEKQGKKFIETRLKQMGLNNESS
- a CDS encoding NB-ARC domain-containing protein gives rise to the protein MDVQTILKWADELMFIKTGTHLNSLQQAVLTGVWHNQKYGEIAERYHCSEANVKRVASNLWETISEELGEKVNKSNFRATMERYNISNSQVGNLVVQSQFFGSSITVCGENGHSQETPKNRSPSPVNSDNNQPEKYHDITEVSECEIFCNRTQELNILKQWILMENSRIITIFGLSGIGKTALATQLVEQIKDDFDRVIWRSHSQFSSLKSLKTNLIEFISQQQETQQLSVIDFLRSHRCLIILDDFQETLTSGELVGSYFPEYKNYGKLLKQIGRSPHNSCLLLLSWEKPIEIATLEAENCHCRSLELQGLGESGEQLLKARGLNDQDQWLELINLYGGNPSWLNIIALTILDLFNGNVAQFLSYSTLFLGDLETILQEHYQRLSESEKLVMVWLANQETAADICSKPAEFLSDSEFLKAVQSLRKRGLIEKAIDKEAFGFTLQPVIKEYVKKRSQG